The following proteins are encoded in a genomic region of Camarhynchus parvulus chromosome 4A, STF_HiC, whole genome shotgun sequence:
- the LOC115915028 gene encoding protein FAM162B-like, giving the protein MLGRLLGHSPGLWQRVAGLVLCPTRAAGSKAKNTQDTALQTAHPGKEPFRNERRPTNFDKKVLVWSGRFKKEEDIPRHISSEVLDSARNIARIKVCYIMIALTVLGCVTMIISGKEAAKKDQTLLRVNAEKKAKWRAEVEKGQEAAVGKSQ; this is encoded by the exons atgctggggaggctgctggggcacagccctgggctgtggcagcGGGTGGCTGGGCTGGTCCTGTGCCccaccagggctgctggcagcaaagcaaagaacACCCAGGACACGGCTCTGCAGACAGCTCATCCAG GTAAAGAACCTTTCAGGAATGAAAGAAGGCCTACAAATTTTGATAAAAAGGTGCTAGTATGGTCAGGACGCTTTAAAAAGGAGGAGGACATTCCCAGGCACATTTC GTCTGAGGTGCTTGACAGTGCCAGGAACATTGCCAGGATAAAGGTTTGCTACATCATGATTGCACTgactgtgctgggctgtgtgacCATGATCATCTCAGGCAAAGAA GCTGCCAAGAAGGATCAGACGCTGCTGAGGGTGAATGCAGAAAAGAAGGCCAAATGGAGGGCTGAAGTGGAGAAAGGTCAGGAGGCAGCTGTCGGGAAGTCACAATGA